One Tolypothrix bouteillei VB521301 DNA window includes the following coding sequences:
- a CDS encoding DUF3370 domain-containing protein has translation MSVYQPKNKLPASVFLLILGLLITSSFGFLTNTNFSSDKKGTSSEKALAQTPPKPAPEEIVQAGEVRALSGKLDTVPVFNSNSPEWIKTEGILLSTFPANGKKVSAAHLNFPFQGKFDLFAHHYTHTPKDLQTLYLGVILHNPSPKPVTVDVLQAASYLMQDAPFVTLPSYVENSDGKAYAGPGNRAVADVLRGIRQSDFPAKLVIPPRQSRMLLNHPIPVKNLEKPVNGRSSFMRLRSNGKIYAASLAMFAKKNIDGSDRAPSLEEWQAMLDTGSFAGPRDKIPTPPNQTGGQLIYGRVAGVSEGSQWTATLLDSPNAKNLTIPQRGKAISYAIATLRGGRLGTSQNQTAKMLVRYPDTAYEAHGNYGVEYSLSLPLINSTNQNQTVSLTLETPLKEDILSKGGLRFRKPSLDFPFFRGTVRLRYVDDKGEQKTRYVHLWHRTGQVLEPLIKVVMPANSRRTVQVDLIYPPDSTPPHVLTLKTLDG, from the coding sequence ATGTCAGTCTATCAACCTAAAAATAAATTACCTGCCTCTGTATTCCTACTTATATTAGGGCTTCTTATCACTTCCAGCTTTGGATTTTTGACGAACACAAACTTCTCTTCTGACAAAAAAGGAACAAGTTCAGAAAAAGCTCTTGCCCAAACTCCACCCAAACCAGCACCTGAAGAAATCGTGCAAGCCGGGGAAGTACGAGCTTTATCAGGCAAGCTAGATACAGTACCTGTCTTTAATAGCAATAGCCCTGAATGGATCAAAACAGAGGGAATTTTACTCTCTACCTTTCCTGCAAACGGAAAAAAAGTTTCAGCCGCACACTTAAACTTTCCTTTTCAAGGAAAATTTGATTTATTTGCCCATCACTATACCCACACTCCCAAAGATTTGCAAACGCTGTATTTAGGGGTGATTTTGCACAATCCAAGTCCAAAGCCAGTCACAGTGGATGTTTTACAGGCGGCAAGTTACTTGATGCAAGATGCACCATTTGTCACTTTACCATCGTATGTAGAAAATTCTGATGGTAAAGCTTATGCAGGACCGGGGAATAGAGCAGTTGCTGACGTACTCCGAGGTATCCGACAAAGCGATTTTCCAGCGAAGCTAGTCATTCCACCACGCCAAAGCCGGATGTTACTCAATCACCCCATTCCAGTTAAAAATCTCGAAAAACCAGTGAATGGTCGTTCTAGCTTTATGAGGCTGCGTAGTAATGGCAAAATTTATGCAGCAAGCTTGGCAATGTTTGCTAAGAAAAATATAGATGGGAGCGATCGCGCACCCTCTTTAGAAGAATGGCAGGCAATGCTTGACACGGGAAGCTTTGCCGGACCGCGAGATAAAATCCCGACTCCACCAAATCAAACGGGCGGACAACTCATTTATGGTCGTGTTGCGGGTGTTTCTGAAGGTTCTCAATGGACAGCAACACTATTAGATAGCCCAAATGCAAAAAACTTGACTATTCCACAACGAGGTAAAGCCATTTCCTATGCCATCGCTACTCTCCGGGGGGGTCGTTTGGGAACGAGTCAAAACCAAACTGCAAAAATGCTAGTGCGTTATCCCGATACAGCTTACGAAGCGCACGGGAACTATGGAGTGGAATACAGCCTTAGTTTACCTTTGATCAACTCTACCAACCAAAACCAAACAGTATCCCTTACATTAGAAACCCCTTTAAAAGAAGACATTTTATCCAAAGGAGGTTTGCGATTCCGCAAACCTTCTTTAGATTTTCCTTTTTTCCGAGGTACGGTCAGGCTGCGTTACGTTGATGACAAAGGAGAACAAAAAACTCGTTACGTACATTTATGGCA
- a CDS encoding ABC transporter permease encodes MVSIARKNLLEDIPRFLAAQAGIMFAVSLVTIQTGIFNGFTRSSTKLINNSTADIWVASDSMIYLDLTLPMPLAHVNLAREVPGVANAEALIATGGVWRHPMGRIAPVRIIGFDPEGQLFIPNNVVQGNKNALKEPYTVIVDTFNAESLSVRRVGDRAQVNTVPVRVVGLTQGNRSIASNPYMFTSLESATTYVSSGKTSSVSCRMQSGSKDIQCTTTYVDPEKNPTPAPKPLSSLDPITYILIQAQPGENLQALKKKLDAALPNTRAYTRAEMIRRTEVYWQKRTGIGFILGLGATVGIIVGAIVVGQILYSSVSEHLKEFGTLKAMGASDWTIYSVIIEQAIWMAILGYIPGMALCFGVATWTLASQGILILITPTTAIAVFGVTILMCTGAAIFAIQKVTRLDPATIFNK; translated from the coding sequence ATGGTTTCAATTGCCCGTAAAAATCTGCTTGAAGACATTCCTCGCTTTCTAGCAGCACAGGCAGGTATTATGTTTGCCGTTAGCCTAGTGACTATTCAAACAGGTATCTTTAATGGGTTTACGCGTTCCTCTACTAAATTAATTAACAATTCCACTGCTGATATTTGGGTAGCGTCTGACAGCATGATTTACCTTGACCTTACCCTACCAATGCCTTTAGCCCATGTGAATTTAGCAAGAGAAGTACCTGGTGTTGCAAATGCAGAAGCGCTCATTGCTACCGGAGGAGTGTGGCGTCACCCCATGGGGAGAATAGCGCCGGTCAGAATCATTGGATTCGACCCAGAGGGGCAATTGTTTATACCTAACAATGTCGTCCAAGGCAATAAAAATGCTCTTAAAGAACCGTATACTGTTATAGTAGATACATTTAATGCAGAGTCTTTAAGTGTACGCCGTGTTGGCGATCGAGCACAAGTTAATACTGTTCCTGTACGAGTGGTAGGCTTAACTCAAGGCAACCGCTCGATTGCATCAAATCCTTATATGTTTACTTCTCTGGAAAGTGCCACTACTTACGTGAGCTCTGGTAAAACTTCCAGTGTGTCTTGTCGAATGCAATCTGGTTCTAAAGATATTCAGTGTACAACCACTTACGTAGATCCGGAAAAGAATCCTACTCCCGCGCCAAAACCTTTATCTTCACTAGACCCCATCACTTATATCCTAATTCAAGCCCAGCCCGGTGAGAATTTGCAAGCACTCAAGAAAAAACTCGATGCGGCTTTACCCAATACCCGTGCCTACACCCGTGCAGAAATGATTAGAAGAACTGAGGTTTACTGGCAAAAGCGAACCGGCATCGGATTCATTTTAGGGCTGGGTGCAACAGTGGGAATCATTGTAGGAGCCATTGTTGTTGGTCAAATACTTTATTCTTCTGTATCAGAGCATCTTAAGGAGTTTGGCACCCTCAAAGCAATGGGTGCGTCTGATTGGACGATTTACAGCGTGATTATTGAGCAAGCTATATGGATGGCTATTCTCGGTTACATCCCTGGTATGGCACTTTGCTTTGGAGTCGCCACTTGGACACTGGCAAGTCAAGGTATCCTCATTCTAATTACGCCAACAACCGCGATCGCAGTTTTTGGTGTAACTATTCTCATGTGTACTGGCGCAGCAATTTTTGCCATTCAAAAAGTTACCCGTCTCGATCCCGCCACGATATTTAATAAATAG
- a CDS encoding amidohydrolase family protein encodes MYQGLLVIDADAHKIENPLVMRDYLDSEYQDRIGLTIDSLGDQRARIADFNPATGKNDLVRMFPQPQGLGKGGFRTLHPETTLGAMFNKIRLEHMNQEGIDVQVIYGTLNLVFSSIIDKDFAIALCRAYNNYIAEDCRGYGGRLQPIGVLPLQDVDAAVAEMHRCVNELGMIGVAVAPNLPIPHPKAPEAFPEIRTCKTIGHPDFHPLLQAAVDLDIALGIHGGPGSSMVGGISDHMETFVLTHIFVQRNQQQLALARMVFDGAFERFPTLRVGFLEGGCGWLPDLAHAFHEHWEKRIRDFDPKHPYRPSLIEYTKLMIQERGSHNNINLMNQAKNLFDLLWNAQHDPTKIDDASLYEHYDLRHRDPLEYFERGQIFTSFESDDPGPSYLHISMGEVGKRVACFSGDYGHWDGVLQNCVRDAATVADYDREHLGLLLGGNALALYGDRLRQSLPKELLAETGSKAIV; translated from the coding sequence ATGTATCAAGGTTTGTTGGTGATTGATGCGGATGCTCATAAGATAGAAAATCCTTTAGTCATGAGGGATTACCTCGATTCAGAGTATCAAGATCGCATTGGTCTGACAATTGATAGTCTGGGTGACCAAAGGGCAAGAATAGCAGACTTTAACCCAGCCACAGGTAAGAACGACCTCGTGCGGATGTTCCCTCAACCACAGGGATTGGGTAAGGGAGGCTTTCGCACCTTACACCCAGAGACCACTTTGGGTGCAATGTTCAATAAAATCCGCCTCGAACACATGAACCAGGAAGGTATTGATGTTCAGGTTATATATGGCACATTAAACTTAGTATTTTCAAGCATCATAGATAAAGACTTCGCGATCGCACTTTGCCGTGCATACAACAATTATATTGCTGAGGATTGCCGGGGGTACGGTGGTCGCCTCCAGCCTATTGGCGTTCTACCACTACAAGATGTAGACGCTGCAGTGGCGGAGATGCATCGTTGTGTGAATGAACTGGGCATGATAGGTGTAGCTGTTGCTCCAAACTTGCCAATTCCCCATCCCAAAGCACCTGAAGCGTTTCCAGAAATTCGTACTTGTAAGACGATCGGCCATCCCGATTTTCACCCCTTATTGCAAGCAGCTGTAGACTTAGACATTGCCCTTGGCATTCACGGTGGTCCCGGTTCTTCTATGGTGGGTGGCATTTCCGATCATATGGAAACTTTTGTTCTCACCCACATTTTCGTGCAGCGGAACCAACAACAGCTAGCACTAGCACGCATGGTGTTTGATGGAGCTTTTGAGCGCTTTCCTACACTCCGCGTTGGCTTTCTAGAAGGCGGCTGCGGCTGGTTACCAGATCTCGCCCATGCCTTTCACGAGCATTGGGAAAAGCGCATTCGCGATTTTGACCCCAAACATCCCTATCGCCCATCCCTGATCGAATACACAAAATTGATGATTCAGGAAAGAGGTAGCCACAATAATATCAATCTGATGAATCAGGCTAAAAACCTCTTCGACCTCTTGTGGAATGCCCAACACGACCCTACCAAAATTGATGACGCTAGCTTATACGAGCACTACGATCTCCGTCATCGAGATCCCTTAGAGTATTTTGAACGGGGGCAAATCTTTACCTCTTTTGAATCAGACGATCCCGGTCCTTCTTATCTTCACATCTCTATGGGTGAAGTCGGTAAGCGCGTAGCTTGCTTCTCTGGGGATTACGGTCACTGGGATGGCGTACTTCAGAACTGTGTTCGAGATGCTGCTACAGTTGCTGATTACGATCGAGAGCATTTGGGGCTATTGCTAGGCGGTAATGCTCTAGCACTTTATGGCGATCGCTTGCGCCAATCTCTACCCAAAGAGTTATTAGCCGAAACAGGCAGTAAAGCAATAGTGTAA
- a CDS encoding aromatic ring-hydroxylating oxygenase subunit alpha yields MELATTLKSQTVHNRVREVGINPNYWYPVVWADQLKVGEVMPVVIWQQAIVVYRDANGQVYALEDACPHKGVALHKGKVQGNHLACPYHGWEFDGSGECVSIPYLPPGQKLPCARALSYPIQEKYNLIWIFPGDAALSEQSKLPDIPEFDQPDWLMVPIPTHFKAHFSICNENTMDVFHGYLHQELQGWFDPVLINLQATETSVCADYRVSYKGTLPKLLGWSDRANKVTTRTISIRYCYPHYHSSLEGLSSLYLMRLPVSPTETRSFSFFFVKIRLPKWILQPIEKLLANFILRLFQKFVAQDSEIIESEQQSYLANPHRRYIEINPAIIALQRVLILQYEQSLQKFNE; encoded by the coding sequence ATGGAACTAGCCACAACCCTCAAAAGTCAAACAGTTCATAACCGCGTCCGCGAGGTTGGCATCAACCCCAACTATTGGTATCCAGTTGTTTGGGCTGACCAACTTAAAGTTGGTGAAGTTATGCCTGTAGTGATTTGGCAGCAAGCAATTGTTGTTTACCGTGATGCCAATGGTCAAGTTTATGCCTTGGAAGATGCTTGTCCTCACAAAGGAGTTGCACTGCACAAAGGCAAAGTCCAAGGGAATCACCTTGCTTGTCCCTATCACGGTTGGGAATTTGATGGAAGTGGCGAGTGTGTCAGCATTCCTTACCTACCTCCGGGGCAAAAACTTCCCTGTGCTCGAGCCCTTAGCTATCCAATTCAGGAAAAATACAATCTGATTTGGATATTTCCGGGTGATGCTGCCTTGTCTGAACAATCCAAACTGCCTGATATACCTGAATTTGACCAGCCCGATTGGTTGATGGTGCCAATCCCAACTCACTTTAAAGCACATTTCTCCATTTGTAATGAAAACACGATGGATGTGTTTCACGGGTATTTGCACCAAGAACTACAGGGCTGGTTCGATCCAGTTCTGATTAACTTACAGGCAACAGAAACATCCGTGTGTGCTGACTATCGGGTTTCTTATAAAGGCACTCTTCCCAAACTCTTAGGCTGGAGCGATCGCGCAAATAAAGTCACAACCCGGACTATCTCAATCCGGTATTGCTACCCCCACTATCACAGTTCGCTCGAAGGTCTCTCCTCCCTCTACCTCATGCGACTACCTGTTAGTCCAACCGAAACGCGATCTTTTTCCTTTTTCTTTGTTAAAATTCGCCTTCCTAAATGGATACTCCAACCGATCGAGAAACTGTTAGCAAATTTTATCTTGCGCTTGTTTCAAAAATTTGTTGCTCAAGATAGTGAAATAATTGAGAGCGAGCAGCAAAGCTATCTTGCAAATCCCCACCGACGTTATATCGAAATCAACCCTGCTATTATTGCCCTTCAACGGGTTCTCATATTGCAATATGAACAATCGCTACAAAAATTTAATGAGTAA
- a CDS encoding NAD-dependent epimerase/dehydratase family protein has product MKALVTGANGFTGSHLVRALQKQGNTVVGLVRKSSNLTRLEDLNVKLVYGDISDKEALRSAMLDIDTVFHTAAYVELGIVNEAEMERVNVEGTRAVLEVAQETGVSKLVYCSTIGVFGDTKGQAVNETFQRTQKHFSSAYDRTKYQAQQLIDRAAKAGFHAVSVLPSGIFGADDPHFGPVMQQFCKGRLKVWAGGDRITGIVHVDDLADAMILAAEKGKPGDYYIISAGDLTLREMFAIVSQETGIPVPREVPKPLVRLAGNLLDPIGRLLKWQPPISRERVHYIYDRCVRVDATKARKDLGWNPRSVTETLREIVGNS; this is encoded by the coding sequence ATGAAGGCGTTAGTAACTGGAGCTAATGGATTTACAGGTTCTCACTTAGTCAGGGCATTGCAAAAGCAAGGCAACACTGTTGTTGGGTTAGTACGTAAATCTAGTAATTTAACCCGCCTTGAGGACCTTAACGTAAAACTGGTTTACGGTGATATTTCTGATAAAGAGGCATTGCGATCGGCAATGCTTGATATTGATACGGTTTTTCACACTGCTGCTTATGTGGAGTTAGGAATTGTCAATGAAGCTGAGATGGAGCGAGTCAATGTAGAGGGGACGCGAGCCGTTTTAGAAGTGGCTCAAGAAACTGGCGTATCTAAGTTAGTTTACTGTAGCACTATTGGTGTATTTGGCGATACAAAGGGTCAAGCAGTCAATGAAACTTTTCAAAGAACGCAAAAGCACTTTTCCTCTGCTTACGATCGCACTAAATACCAAGCTCAACAATTAATAGATCGAGCTGCTAAAGCTGGTTTTCATGCTGTTAGCGTTCTTCCCTCTGGAATATTTGGTGCTGACGATCCCCATTTTGGTCCGGTCATGCAGCAGTTTTGCAAAGGAAGGCTCAAAGTATGGGCGGGAGGCGATCGCATTACTGGAATTGTCCACGTAGACGACCTCGCAGACGCAATGATTTTAGCAGCAGAAAAAGGGAAACCGGGAGATTACTATATTATTTCCGCCGGTGATTTAACACTGCGCGAAATGTTTGCCATTGTCTCCCAAGAAACAGGTATCCCAGTACCCCGTGAAGTTCCCAAACCCCTTGTAAGATTGGCTGGAAACTTACTCGACCCAATCGGACGGCTGCTGAAATGGCAACCACCCATCAGTCGGGAACGCGTTCACTACATCTACGACCGATGTGTCCGAGTAGACGCTACTAAAGCCCGTAAAGACCTGGGCTGGAATCCTCGTTCAGTGACAGAAACCCTACGTGAGATTGTAGGTAATAGTTAG
- a CDS encoding B12-binding domain-containing radical SAM protein, which produces MRILLLYPLFPKSFWSFDKTLELIGLKVSLPPLGMITVAAILPQTWEFRLVDRNVRFETEADWNWADLVIISGMIVQKSDMLSLVREAKRRGKLVAVGGPYVTSVPKDAQEAGADFLVLDEGEITLPMLVAALERGETSGVFSAKGEKPDVTATPIPRYDLLELEAYSDMSVQFSRGCPFQCEFCDIIVLYGRKPRTKTPSQLLAELQTLYDLGWRRSIFVVDDNFIGNKRNVKLLLRELVPWMAERDYPFRFSTEASVDLAQDPELLELMIAANFRSVFLGIETPDTESLALTQKFQNTRHSLIESVQTINRAGLRVMAGFIIGFDGEQAGAGDRIIEFVEATAIPQAMCSMLQALPSTALWERLQKEGRLQNGKANINQTTLTNFIPTRPIKELAGEYVRCFWKLYEPKRYLARVFRHFMAMKPTPHKKKFRIPQFKYIRALLIIFWRQGIKRNTRFQFWRQLFSILWHNPGVFEAYFISCAHLEHFIEYREIVREEIEAQLEQCLENTSLVSIR; this is translated from the coding sequence ATGCGAATTTTACTATTATATCCTCTGTTCCCTAAATCCTTTTGGTCTTTTGACAAAACACTAGAACTGATCGGGCTGAAAGTTTCACTTCCGCCTCTAGGAATGATTACAGTTGCGGCTATCCTACCCCAAACTTGGGAGTTTCGCTTGGTAGACCGTAATGTTCGTTTTGAAACTGAAGCAGATTGGAACTGGGCGGATTTGGTGATTATTTCAGGAATGATCGTCCAGAAATCCGATATGCTGTCTCTGGTTCGTGAGGCAAAGCGACGGGGTAAACTTGTTGCCGTAGGCGGTCCCTATGTCACTTCTGTTCCTAAAGACGCACAGGAAGCAGGGGCAGACTTTCTGGTTTTAGATGAGGGTGAAATTACCCTGCCAATGCTGGTTGCAGCTTTAGAACGGGGCGAAACCTCAGGAGTCTTCAGCGCCAAAGGAGAAAAGCCTGATGTGACTGCTACGCCTATTCCCAGGTACGATCTGCTGGAGCTAGAAGCTTACAGCGATATGTCCGTGCAATTTTCCCGAGGTTGCCCTTTTCAATGTGAGTTTTGCGATATTATCGTACTTTACGGGCGGAAACCACGGACTAAAACCCCCTCACAGTTACTGGCTGAGTTGCAAACTCTCTACGATCTGGGCTGGCGGCGCTCGATCTTTGTGGTAGATGATAATTTTATAGGTAACAAGCGCAATGTAAAACTCTTGCTGCGCGAACTTGTTCCTTGGATGGCAGAACGCGACTATCCTTTCCGCTTTTCAACAGAAGCCTCAGTGGATCTGGCACAAGATCCAGAACTGCTAGAATTGATGATTGCTGCCAACTTTAGATCTGTATTTTTAGGTATCGAGACACCGGATACGGAAAGCTTGGCATTGACTCAGAAATTCCAAAATACACGTCACTCTTTGATTGAATCCGTTCAGACAATTAACAGGGCGGGTTTGCGCGTTATGGCTGGTTTTATTATTGGCTTTGATGGCGAACAAGCGGGCGCTGGCGATCGCATTATCGAGTTTGTAGAAGCGACTGCGATTCCTCAAGCAATGTGCAGTATGCTTCAAGCGCTTCCAAGTACTGCGCTCTGGGAGCGGCTTCAGAAGGAAGGACGTCTGCAGAATGGAAAGGCTAACATCAATCAAACAACGCTTACCAATTTTATTCCTACTCGTCCTATTAAAGAACTGGCTGGTGAGTATGTGAGATGTTTCTGGAAACTCTACGAACCCAAACGTTATTTAGCTAGAGTTTTTCGACATTTCATGGCAATGAAACCGACCCCTCACAAAAAGAAATTCCGCATACCACAATTCAAGTATATCCGAGCATTGCTGATTATTTTTTGGCGGCAGGGAATCAAGCGAAATACCCGCTTCCAATTCTGGCGTCAGTTATTCTCAATTCTCTGGCACAATCCTGGAGTGTTTGAAGCTTATTTTATTAGTTGCGCCCACCTAGAGCATTTTATTGAGTACCGTGAAATTGTCCGTGAGGAAATCGAAGCACAACTCGAGCAATGCTTGGAAAACACATCTTTAGTTTCAATCCGTTAA